The Solanum pennellii chromosome 11, SPENNV200 sequence ttcacaacaataaaaacaatcaagaaatcaactttatttctatatataataacaattatcgtaatgttatattttaaatattgaaagtatttatgacaaaaataattttgcctccacaaaaacaaaaacaatcatGAAAGAAACTTTATTTCCGTACAAAATAACAATTATCGTAATATTATATTCTAAATTACATTAACTAATTTCTTTTGATACTACACTTAATATCATGCCATAAAGAAAACTAGCTTANNNNNNNNNNNNNNNNNNNNNNNNNNNNNNNNNNNNNNNNNNNNNNNNNNNNNNNaaaaaaaaaaaacaatatacttttttcagtttttttttctaatttatttttagtttttagtttttttcttcctctataTTTCTAAACAAAGTCTTTTTCTAttgacattttcttttgttgttctttattttttaactattcattttctttggtttgaatttCAATATTCACGAGTATTTGAATGTTAAACGTTTGACATTTTCAAACTTTCTCTGTTAAATAGtatcatatttgatattatgaaaatataaaaataaaattttatattttacaatcTTTCGATGAATACATTATCAAATTATTACTTagtaaataatcaaatattgttcattcttttagtcacgaactttgatattttcttcaaattatttaaaaactaCTGATACATCATTTTAAAGACTATTTCAATAATCAAAATACGAATTTAGTGGTCATATTATGTAACATAATACTAAAAGTATGTTTACTCAATATtcctttaaagtatttttaggaacaaaatattaactattcaaacacatttattttaattaattcaaatttttctttctaaaatatgtcaaaacacatttattattatttgtaagaAGTTAAATAAGTAATATCCTTATGGGTCCATAACAAAAGTTAAGACATGTAtgaattcttttaaatttttattttgatcattaattatacaattattatttactCTTATGTAatgttaaaattactaaaatgttATTAGTCGTCCTTCTTATGACTCTTCtgtataataaaatatatatttgcgATATACATAGGTGTTTGGGAGCAAAAATGGGCCCAAAACCCAAATTTCTTGTGCAACAGTCCTAAAATGACTAAGTAGCAACCCCCATGTGTGGACCAAGGGTCCAACAGATTTGGCCCAAATTTGGGCATTTTCTTGGTTCTTGCTATTATTTACGAATGTAGCTGCGCTTCGCGCTTGTCGAAATATGCATgttaaaattaactttttttcgATTAATTATGTGTTCActatattatattgtttgatcacatcattatcttttaatttaattgtagaGAGAAGTATAAAAGGTATCCCTTAATTTTGTTTAATAGTTGGCTTTAAGCGTCAATTATACTATCTGGTCATTCATACCgatcatcatctacaaactTGTGATATGTACTCTTCAATTGAATAGAAAAtcctaaatcataaaattaccaattttaaaaaaagaaatattttatcatcCAATCTTAATTCATGTCTGACCTCTTACTAATCAACCCAAACAAATTAAACGCATGCTCGATTCGTCTAAGTTTATCTTGCAATGAGTGGTAATGATAGTTGAACATAATACAAgttcattatattttaatatttaaataaaataaaatgaaaaatgtaatgaagtatgtaaaaattattttatcctcCATTAAAATGGAATATGGAAGGCCgtgttatttcattattatgcAATATGAAAAGGTTAGCTAAATATTGACAAACTCATAATCACATATTAGGCTAATTTATTAGAGTAAAAGTAATATCaaaataagttattattatttcttaaatggaaaagggtctaaaatatactattaaatatTACATCATTTTAAATAGTAATTTGTCCATGTGGgtatatatatacctttaaaatacactattaaaaagTGAAGGGATAAAAGTTTCcataaaattttgtatcataACAACAATTTAGATTAAAGTTAGAGTTTTTTTATAtccttttccttattttttttatagaatgaatgtgaaaaaatattttagttaaatataaacaatcaattttacatttgaatatagaaataacataaaataaataagtaatgtAAAATATATGGTAATTTAAAGATATGAGATGTAAcccactttttttcttttctaaagtATCTTTATGGTATTTATTTCTTGGTATAAATTGCGACAAACGTTTTTTAagggtgatttttatttttttattttttgcatttctctcaaataaataaaaaaccaaaagaataaagagataaaaattgaaaaagaaaacaaaaagaataaaaaaaatcaattaaatgtaTCCATTATTTACGAGAccaaattttgtttttcaatacatccttttctttcttcattttataaaaaataaaattacatgttatataatgaaaataaaaaccaAACTTTGGTATGAAATTGATACaaattattcttaaatttttaaaacgaACAGTTATtcgaaaaagataaaattaatacatttgaATTTACATTGTAACTAAAAAAAGCTTGCAACATACAAGTCAAataaagtttgatatattgCTTTTCGCTTTCGtatctatatataaaataaagctAGATATAATGTTATAACCTTTAttcgataaaaataaattccatatatacagagagagagagatttgttTGTATTAACTTTCTAACCCTTTATTCTGTTTTGGTTTAAACTTAATTAACTTACCCAAATGATAGTCGTTTCTTCTTTTATgttaattgaaataattaagtTCTTATATATTTACTTAGTCGTTTGttgacaaaaattattttcttagaaatttgttttaagtttgtttcctttcaagtaatattttttttaaaaaaagctaaTATTTATATGCTTGATAAGTAATTTGAAAAGttaattaaaacattttagTCAAGTCGTTGGTCAATCACACGTTAACGGACATTTCGAATGCTTAAACTCTTTTCAAAATGTTAATTGACCCtcgaacttttttttttatttcaatcgATTTTAGTCTATTTAgatcttttgaaaaattataaagttttcttaatttctttttaaaaaaattaactggCGActatctttaattaaaaaaataattttccttataaaattaagattaaatcaattatttctaaaatatgttTAATATTACTTTTAAACGTAAAACGTCGTTACCACAATAAATAGACGCTAATAACCTATTAGACAAGCTAAAATGATACATATCAGATGTCTGGAGTTTAGAACAAATTGTAGATATCATTAGAAAAACAATGTTGATGATAAAGTTGAAGATTATGTAATACATTTGGAACCAGTTATGCGTAAGGAAACACTTGCATCTAGAACTCTTCACAATATCTCGGTGCAATTAGAAAAGACAACATTGGAACTTttggatgcaataagaaaagttagagatgAACTTGaactagatttaaattttaacaaaaaatagaacataataaaatcatattttaccaAATTTTTCTTAGATGTATTTTGTACtttaaagaataattaattcGTAATATTAAtgggaccatatatttatataggagtcttctgaaaatatattattttattatgttatccAAATGAGTGATTTTCTCCATTGGCTCAAGTCGGAATAGGAGAAAATTATTGTAGATTAAAAAAACCACGACAAATATTAAAGATAGTATgacaaaacattaaaaaaaaagtatgacaACATTTTGAGagggaaaaaaagaacaataaatacaacacaataattgataatcaAAGTCTAATATAATATACTACGCAGGCACACGCCTTAAACCACTCGGCCAAAGCGACTTTGTTGATTGTTTGACGTACAGGATAATACAAATTCTAAAATAAAGACCGTTAGTGTATTATAGATTTGACCAAAATATTTGAGAGGTGGAGGTAAAGTTCAACATCAActttaaatacataaacataattttaaataattatatataaatagtatgATTTTTCGTTTAATAAAATTCAGATGAACCCGCAGCTCTATCTGGCTAGGGAACCCTTGCATCTAGCTAGTATCGCAACCAAAATAGAACAacaaataaatgtttttaccaTTAGTTGCCGAGGAAGTTGGAAAGAACATGACTTTATTAGGGGTAGGTGCCTTTTGCCACTCCCTCtcacttataatattttttaaaacgataataacatataaagtgaaattataattaattttatccataaaaaaaaattagattttgaaAGTAAGAAATGCTTATTATttgaacaacttttttttttatcaattttattattcatttaattttcaattttatgatatttattaaatatttacaaGTTTATCCCTAATGTTCACGATTTAATCATTAACCAAAAATTAAGTCGTTAAGAATCGAAGATTAATTAACCGGTAATAAATATCTTATTTGTTTGATCAATGATTTTGAGTCAATTTCAAACAATCATATCTTTTAGCACATAAAGAGTTAGACGACCCATGAAGTATCAAATCAAAGGACTTGAGTACTCTTTCACCATAAGCAGTCAAGTTTGCTGAATTCCGAgatccgagtaaaaagttatagCTATTTGACTAAAGCCTCTCTAGTTAAGGCTTCTCACCCGTTTAAGaaaagggatatttttgtcttttccttatCCGAATAAACCTAAAACGTTTTTCATGTAGAAAAACTTACATCTAGgattaaaaaaatcaaggaTTATATTGATGTATTGATGAAAATTATGTTAAGTTATACTTCTTAGAGAATTATAGAGTCCTATGTTAACTATGCTTAGAGTCATACTACAATACCTATCCTAAgcaaaaaaaaactacaatacctattactactataataataataataacaacaacaacaataataataataataacaacaacaacaacaataataataataataacaacaacaacaacaataataataataataataataaataatctaATCTTTGTTGTACTATAAttctaattataatataattctaaACATAATCTTAATAAATATAACTAGTCTAGTCCTAATGCAACTCTAATTCTAATAGTAGTGCTATAAACTCATATGTCAGCTTCGTTGGACATGTTCCAATCGCCAACTTCCTACTTCTTTTAACATTCCAGACCCAAGTTAAGGGTCTAATCAGAATTAGACCACTTTTCCATATTCCGAAACGTTTAGAATTTTAGAGTGAAGTTTCGAGAAGAGGAAAAGCGGATTTCCAAGCATTCAGTCAAGGGTTGAGAAATTTCGCCAAGAACAAGTGTTCGTTCAAGGTATGTAAGCTTCTAAGAGGTACATGTAATTTTATTCACGAATTCGTTCTTAAACAGTTCGTATTGAAATTAGGGGTTATTTTGTTAAAAGAAATATTGTTTCTACTCCCACTTTAAAACTGGAAGAATCTGTTGAATTTTGAAAGACATGACTAGTTATATTATTCTTTGTCGGGGCGGAACcacatatatatagttatactatttatacatttttaaaattatctcttCTATCCTTGACTTCTTTGtttacttttttcatattttaatctccttctatgaaaattttgatttttcccTAAGTAACGTAGAAAACTTAATATACTTGTATTCATAAGCTAGTTAGTTTTATTATATCACGAATAAATGAGGCTGCATGGTTGAAATATATTTGCACTATTATTAGTTGTTTGGTCAAATCTTCTCTCTAAGAGAGAATCAAATCAATTTAAAGTCAGATAAAGAAACACAGTTCATAATTTGATAAGCAGTAGGGTTTAGGCAAAGATGAATTATACTTCATTGTTAGCTTAATCCTAAGcctaaacaaacaaaaagacaAAACGTGGGGTAACATCAATTTGTTTTGTtgtagagctgtcaatatggatTAGCCTATCCCATAGTTTTGACTCAAACAAACTTTGATATTTTACGGGTCAGgtcgggctagcccatttttggtGTGGTTTAGAAACGGTCGGtccaacccacaagtacgtggccTAAAAAGACTTGTCGGGTcaatccattttttttataattattaaattaaattataaattataatctaaaatataattgtaaatattgacaaaacaatattacatgatattaatattactacttgttaatcaaatctacaaataaaattatcttattataagttttttttttcaagtaaaagtataaatatctaaatagaaatattaacctaattattttgagtttgaactctctttaatttaaaattttaaatattatatcatattttttaattaatttttattgatccACGGACGGATCATACACAAATCAGCAGACTCAAATCAGCAGACTCAAATCAGCAGACTTATTCAGACCGAGCTAGAAAACTTTTTTGTTAAATAAGCTTTAAAAATCTTAGTCTGATTCTATCAAATCACGAGCTAGGTCAGGCCGGCCCAACAGGTTTGACAGCTCTAATTTGTTGGTATTTGGTAATGAAAGAATCCCAAATGTGGAAATAATTTACCTAATGTAGAATCTTTGTTGGTTTTGGATtcttaacataattaaatatttagttgatttttaagTCCTAAATAAAGATTAATGATAATTTTTAAGGGCAAAAATTACTAAAGGAAATTCAcgttttaatataatatagattataatttataatactgAGCCGTCTTTCATCATCCagtaataaataactaaatttttcttttattaatttaagtactccttttctttttttcccatTAATTTTTAGGtactcctttttcttttttccatcaTCCAGAATTGTTAGTTACTAGATTTGTTCCCtgtaaaatcaaaattttttcaTATGCATTAGAAACTATATTTAgtaatttgaattaaatataaccgtgtttttatttttccctttccGAATTAATTTCAGATCGCTAAGTTGAGTTGGTTTAAGCTACGTTGAGCTTATTTTCTACTTTCGATACGTTTAAGATGTCGAATCGCAACAAGAAATTGAAATATTGTCGTCCCGACTGGTATGGAGAATACTGTAATTCTGACTGGAATCCAAATGTATGGAATGCAAAGGTCACAATTCGTCAAGAATTAAGTATCAATAACCCTATTGCTCATTCACCTTGTAATTTACCCACATTATACCTCAAATTTCACTTTGATACATTGTTTACTGGACAACAAGAGCGAGTTCAGAGCAGATCACTCAATATCAAACTTTTCCATTCAGCTACATACATGTCACGCGAAAAGTTCTACCGTGTCATAGAAGATAATATCTACGAAAAATGGGGTGAAATGTTTGATAAGAACGATCGTCAAGATTTCATTGATAATATATTTGAAGAAATCCATGAAATTATTGGGGATAAGTTTAACAAGGGTCGCCAACGCTTGGTTGTGAGTATTCGTACGAATTTATTCGTGTCAGACATAATGAAGTTGGTATGGAAGATGAAGACTGATGAAAATCTCATGAATGATGATTGTATTATTTGTTTCCAAGAGTTTGAAAAGGGGAGGGTGAGGGAGGTGTTGTGTATGCCGTGCTCACATGTGTTTCATGCAGATTGCATTGCAACGTGGTTACAGAACGGGCATTATTGTCCTGTTTGTCGTTATGATTTTAGAGAATGACACAAGTATAGAATTTGACGTTCATAAATTTGGTATTTCTTAtctttattattactattattgtttTCAATAATTTATTGATTGTCATATGCTTTGCAATGTTTCCTTCTTACCTgctatattttaatttcttcactgtcttctttctttgtatttgaatttaCTACACTTAAGGCAAGACTATATTTTTTCGAAAACAGGACTCTCTATCTCCATAAGATAGTTTACCGTGTCTTACTCTGGCAAAGAAGTAACATGTGCCAGAGAGAAGATCTACAATGTTAGCTTTACAAAAAGATGTGTGGAAGTGCTCTTTTTTTACGTCCACACAAGTTCATAGGctaaattcattgtttttttcttaaccAATATACATAGTCTAACTAATTATGCATATAAGATATCAAATTTATACCTCTATGAGTTTTGAAGGATTTAGACTCGAAAATTTATGCGGAATTAACATACCTTCTTGTTGTAGGATCAAGTGTTATCACCATCAATTGTCTAAGCGGTTTCTTACAAGATCAATGTAGAGTTTTGTATTGTTTCACAACAACTACACTCTTACTCTGAGAAACTtcttttttgtgttattttgtGTTGTATTTAGATGACCCCAAGTCCTCCCTTTTATGAGACAAGGTTAAGGTTTGTAACTCTTATCCCTAAAACGACTAAGTAGCAACCCCCACGTGTGGACCAAGGGTCCAGCAGATTTGGCCCTAATTTGAGAATTTTCTTGGTTCTTGCTATTATTTACGAACGTAGCTGCGCTTCGCGCGAGTGTtgaaatatgtatattaaaatCAACTTTCTTTTCGATTAATTATATGTCActatattatattgtttgatCTTATCATTATCTCTTAATTTAATTGTAAGGAGAAGTGTTAAACATATTCCTCAATTTTGTTTAATAGTTGGCTTTAAGCAGTTATATTATCTGGTCATTTATATCGACCATCACCTACAAACTTGTAATATGTACTCTTCAATTGGGTAGAAAATTCTAAATCAAATGAAATTaccaattttaaaaaagaaataatgcaTCACCCAAGAGATATTCACTTGAAGGTATCTGCttacatgaataatagataACCAATAATGTTTATGCTAGACCACATAATCATGCTAGAACAAATAAACTTGCTGAAATTTAATGAACGGATACCTTCAAGTGAATCCCCAAGTTAGACACACCTTCAAGTGAATCTACAAGATAGTTATGGTCTTCTACCGTGATTCCAAGTTCACATCCAAACTGTCTAAATACTTGGGTGGACAAGTATCGAATAGAAAAACTAATCTCATCTTCTAGGGTTAGAAGAATCCCTAATTATAAAGATTTCTCCCCAACACAAAGAGGAGAACCAAAAAACacgttattttttttcaactgaaaAATACAGgttagttttctttttaaaagagAACTAACGCCTCTCTCCTTTTCCCTTTAGAATTAGGATTCTGAGTTCTAATTTAATATGAGCACGGTAGggaccacaaaattaattattgaggCTTCCTATTAtagaaataatttcaaataattaatttaaattattcttaccataataaattacaaatcattccactagaaattcgtaattgcactcctctatttatatttCGTAATTTTCCATTAAACGCTTATGTAATTCTCATGTTAAAATTTTAGATagtaatcaataaattaaattactgacaaatttaacttaatgattaatttcctttagagctacttaacttattttatgTGTCGGATTCATAAATTCACTTGCAAGGTTTGAcacgatgaaaacttataagtttctcaaaaaggcGTATCAATCATCTCTATAACGAGGCGgggattccatcaactaacttgttatttcaccaatatatattctCATCATCCAACTTACCAGGCATATTGACAcatctcagaatctcaccttttaataaatcaaaatgataattaatatatacagatcatTATAGTTATATcaggattaagaatataagtacatttaattaGGGTGTGCATCCGGTTTTTCGGTTCGATTTTATACTATACGGTTTGGATTTTcgatttttgattttgaagctGTGTAACACAAtccaaaccaaaataaatatggtttggtttggtttttctctttttgatttgGGTTTTATCGGTTTGGTTAATCGGTTATGTCAATaattagaaacataacaaagttatatttgcaattttaaaatatatatatatatatatataatattgaatttGTTAAATAAAACATCACAAGTAAAacgtaaaaaaaatacttaaaagtatatcaattatagatgtccaaacattaaaaaaaagaagtaaatcataataaaaataactaaaaaggaacAAAAGTGGTTAAGTCcaacttaatttattaattacatataatcttgtACTATAATCGTACCGATGCATGCCAATTTCCTACCTAGATTGTGAACAAAAAATTTTATACTTATAAGAATGATGATTTAATCATCCGTGTATAAGTTGAAACTCTACGCACTAAATCATCTATTATATAAGTATGCAGAcaccataaataaatatatgatctattaaaataaaataaatatttattttgtaacaaatattatttcttaatacGTGGTTAATATATCCCAACACCCCAAACTTTACTGGAAAAATTAGGCTGGATTTTTAATTGCTACATCATTGAATAACAAAACAAATGAAGAACAAGTGCCATGTAAACGTTGCACTTTTAGAACTCCCTCCCTTATTAACAATTTAGCTTTACAATGCCCCTTTCACACTTGCTCAAATAATTCATAGCCACAGACATGGTCGAAAGTCAAAATGTGTTCCAAACTacaaatttcaatttaattgtaTGAAATGTCAATGAAATAGCATGctgttattttaaattaaatgctatagccatagcttattttatttataattcataacaAATATCCCATTTTTTTGTCATCTACAGCGGTATATTATTAGCCAttttttatatacaattatccattcgatatacaaatgtataaaatatgtttgtataaagcgagagaaaaatgtatatataaatataaatacatatattttcgtcttatacacttataattatacaaatactgATCTTATTATACAAAAACaatgtataaatgaatttatacaaaactaaacaattatataaaattgaatgtaTCTAGCggattatacaaatcaaaatctccataacaaacataaaatttactatgtcgagcaattatacaaactatatagctataacatataaatatgattttcatgtttGCTATACGTTAAAGTTGCtcaaatttttttggtaaagaCATTCTACATTTACTTCTTAAGGAAAAGACATACCACATTTACTTCTCAAGGAAAAGACATTCTCTTCTGGGAAGATGCTTGGTTAAATCCGAACGAGACTCTAAAGATAGAAATCTATAGGCCCTCTACCTTGGAATGCCCCAACAAAGACACTGTTGTGAACACGGCTCGACAAGTTGTTGGGCTTGAGGCTAAACCACAAAGAGGCCGAAGAATTAGACAACTCAATACTTGTTTTCCTCGGGATCCAGGTTGAGTAGACTGCTCTTCCTATACTTGATTTATCGAATTCATAGTTTCTGGTCTAGTACTTGATCACATGATGGCGAAGCCAGAGTTCATACATGACCATATGAAAAGCATCATGTCTTATAGGAGGTGAATTCCACTGGAAGTGATTCTGAACCTGACAAAAAGAAGATTAATCAAGAAATTAATTGATATAGACTCTTCTCGAGTTAGCAATGCAATTTGCGTCTTTCACACTCACTAGCACATTATgtacgaacgatgggtaaaagGATATCAAAGATGTTACTCACCTTTACTAAATTGTTATGGAAGGTGACAAATTCTTCTTGTGTGATGTTCTTGAGAATTTTCTTTAGGTCATATACATCCTTCTCCCTCAGTACGACCGCAAACTTACGCCAATCAATAATGTCATTAAATGGCAAATCATAGTAATCAGAAAGTATCACTGCAAAATGACCCAAAAAGTAGTGGAGACTTAGGAAGGAAGCATGGTGAAAGTTAAAACAATCAGataatcttaataaaaaagaTGAACAAGTATGTTGAACAGCATTTCACCATGAATTCCTTCACACCAGATTGTTTTTAACTAACTTGGTGACCAATTACTTCATCTGCTCACTGTCCCCCCCACCCTGCATTCCGTATGACCCTCTAGCGCCTTATCTTTCGAGAGAAGAAGATCATTTTCTCAAACAGAGTGAAAGAAgactaaaaaatgaatttgtgaATGAAGATCAAACACTTGGTTCCACACTATCTTACAAACCTTTCATATCCTATCTTAAAGCTTATTATAAATTCGGCATAATTTCCACAAGAACTGAGACACTAGGAAAAGGTAGTCATTCTAAGAAGAAATTCTACCATCGCTCAACTTGGTGTGTTCATGAGATGCTTAATTGAAGATAAGACAACATAATAAAACACAATAACTCTTTCAAGCTGTCAAAAAAGCTCAAATACTTACCAGGAACACATCCATAATGTATTGAGTCTGTTATACGAGCGCTGTTAACCTGGGAACCACCTGGACATATGCAGAACTTTGTCCTGTAAAATCTCTTTTGATAAACAAGAGGTCCTGTAGCCCTGTTTATCCTATTGTTGGAAATATCCAATTCAGTGTCATTTTCCCACTGACGTGCCAGGATAACCCTGATTTTAGAGTTTCTATGACCTGCCCAGAAACCCAATGTTGTCCTGTACAGATTAGGATCTCTGTTACTGACATGCTATTTTCACTAATTGTATTGGGCCTTCAAGAATTAGATAGAAATACAACTACCTGATCAATCTACTAATGTATGATATTCAGTTTAATCTAACACAAATGGCCATGAAAGATATTTAAGAAGTATCTATCTGTTGAGTAAAAAGAGTATTGTTTCCGACTTAGAATCACTGTTAAATCATCTGCAGTCCTTAGAAGACTCTCTTTTCAGTACCTTTTTGGTActgtttgataaaaaattttaacttctCATAAAAAAGAGCCATGAAACTAATAAAATGCATGTGCTCACTTGTGGGATCACATTgcgatgtt is a genomic window containing:
- the LOC107003575 gene encoding probable E3 ubiquitin-protein ligase ZFP1; protein product: MSNRNKKLKYCRPDWYGEYCNSDWNPNVWNAKVTIRQELSINNPIAHSPCNLPTLYLKFHFDTLFTGQQERVQSRSLNIKLFHSATYMSREKFYRVIEDNIYEKWGEMFDKNDRQDFIDNIFEEIHEIIGDKFNKGRQRLVVSIRTNLFVSDIMKLVWKMKTDENLMNDDCIICFQEFEKGRVREVLCMPCSHVFHADCIATWLQNGHYCPVCRYDFRE